The proteins below are encoded in one region of Desulfomicrobium apsheronum:
- a CDS encoding RNA recognition motif domain-containing protein, with translation MSKNIYVGNLSWSTTDADLHAMFSQYGQVSSAHVIEDRETGRSRGFGFVEMDDEGARKSIQALNGTDCQGRNLKVNEAQPRESRSDSRSRY, from the coding sequence TTGTCTAAGAACATCTATGTTGGAAATTTGTCCTGGTCGACCACTGATGCAGATCTGCACGCCATGTTTTCCCAGTACGGTCAGGTCAGCTCTGCCCACGTCATTGAAGATCGTGAAACCGGTCGTTCCCGTGGCTTCGGCTTCGTGGAAATGGATGACGAAGGTGCACGCAAGTCCATCCAGGCGCTGAACGGAACCGACTGCCAGGGCCGCAACCTGAAGGTCAACGAAGCGCAGCCCCGTGAAAGCCGCTCCGATAGCCGTTCACGCTACTAA
- a CDS encoding ATP-binding protein, producing the protein MRALRGSLQFKFVSAIICIVVPLLGIIFLWQGVAEERQAWSQVVNQARLLTRQIILTRQWVSDSQGVFLRQDTPGAQGGGGFYSDLLPTERGVLQRFTPSMITKQLSLYSYRQNLYRFRLAGIAPMNPENRPDDFELAAIKSFSQGESKEYYTLADHDGEAIFQYSAPLYVDETCLSCHKNYTSGTVSGCLSIHLPVQHVLDSLSNSKLQLFSSALALIVLTVLTLYFLVRHLVLNPLSTLETVAKGISRGQFPERLHIGGSDEMNRVGQALGSMSVKLREGRDRLEEEVQNATSELALANEELKTLDRLKSEFLATMSHELRSPLTSIRGGLDYLRRTETVSDRQDYLQIMDKNLRRLVHLVTDIFDITRIEADKIEWNFGPADMSELVGEIVEIMTPLADERELRLHFLSPGPMTAMVDVERIEQVIVNLTDNAIKYSPRGGLVSFVLLHGEGELKIQVRDQGPGIPPEAREAIFKKFHTAPSSGRSGKPGGTGLGLAICSQIVRAHGGRIWVEGNPEGGSIFTFTLPARDED; encoded by the coding sequence ATGCGCGCTTTGAGGGGTTCGCTCCAGTTCAAATTCGTGTCGGCCATCATCTGCATCGTCGTGCCGCTCCTGGGTATAATTTTTCTCTGGCAGGGCGTGGCCGAAGAGCGACAGGCCTGGTCGCAGGTGGTCAATCAGGCCCGCCTGCTGACCCGCCAGATCATCCTGACCAGGCAATGGGTCTCGGACAGCCAGGGCGTATTTCTCCGTCAGGACACCCCCGGCGCGCAGGGCGGCGGCGGGTTCTACTCCGATCTGCTGCCCACGGAACGCGGCGTCCTGCAACGCTTCACCCCCTCCATGATCACCAAGCAGCTCTCCCTCTATTCCTACAGGCAGAATCTCTACCGCTTCCGACTGGCGGGCATCGCACCCATGAATCCGGAAAACAGGCCCGACGACTTCGAACTGGCGGCCATCAAAAGCTTCTCCCAGGGCGAAAGCAAGGAATACTATACCCTCGCCGATCATGACGGCGAGGCGATCTTCCAGTATTCGGCTCCCCTCTATGTCGACGAGACATGCCTGTCCTGCCACAAAAACTACACAAGCGGAACCGTCAGCGGGTGCCTGAGCATCCATCTGCCGGTCCAGCATGTGCTCGACTCCCTGAGCAACAGCAAGTTGCAGCTTTTTTCCTCGGCCCTGGCGCTCATCGTATTGACGGTACTGACCCTGTATTTTCTGGTCCGCCATCTTGTCCTCAATCCTTTGAGCACACTGGAGACCGTGGCCAAGGGCATCAGCAGGGGGCAATTCCCGGAGCGACTCCACATCGGCGGCAGCGATGAAATGAACCGGGTCGGGCAGGCCCTCGGCAGCATGAGCGTCAAGTTGCGGGAGGGACGGGACAGGCTGGAGGAAGAAGTGCAGAACGCGACCAGCGAACTGGCCCTGGCCAACGAGGAACTCAAAACCCTGGACCGACTGAAAAGCGAATTCCTGGCCACCATGTCGCACGAACTGCGCTCTCCGCTGACCTCCATCCGGGGCGGACTCGACTACCTGCGCCGCACGGAAACCGTCTCGGACAGGCAGGATTACCTTCAGATCATGGACAAGAACCTGCGCCGTCTGGTGCACTTGGTCACGGACATCTTCGACATCACCCGCATCGAGGCTGACAAGATCGAGTGGAATTTCGGACCGGCGGACATGTCCGAACTGGTGGGGGAAATCGTGGAGATCATGACCCCGCTGGCGGATGAACGCGAGTTGCGCCTGCACTTCCTGTCCCCCGGACCCATGACCGCCATGGTGGACGTGGAACGCATCGAGCAGGTCATCGTCAACCTGACGGACAACGCCATAAAATATTCCCCCAGGGGCGGCCTCGTCAGCTTCGTCCTGCTGCACGGGGAAGGCGAACTCAAGATCCAGGTCCGCGACCAGGGCCCCGGCATACCGCCCGAAGCACGGGAGGCCATATTCAAGAAGTTCCACACCGCGCCATCTTCCGGCCGTTCCGGCAAGCCGGGAGGCACCGGGCTCGGGCTGGCCATCTGTAGCCAGATCGTACGCGCTCATGGCGGACGAATCTGGGTCGAGGGCAACCCGGAGGGCGGCAGCATCTTCACCTTCACTTTGCCAGCCAGGGATGAGGACTGA